A segment of the Psilocybe cubensis strain MGC-MH-2018 chromosome 5, whole genome shotgun sequence genome:
TGCTCCTAGAGCACGTGGATCCGACTTGAAGTTATATCTAGAACTGACAGTCAGACTGATGTCGTATTCTGCATAATGCTAGCCTTACACTTCATCTGCAACGGTCCATTGAGCAGGAAGCATACTGGCGCTGGGATGTGACGGCTGCAATACATCTACTGTCTACACATAGGAGCCACCTTAGGACCGTCAAAAAGATTTGTTATTTAAAATAATAGACATACGAAATTTTGTAGTTCTGGGTGGTAATCGAAGACCGCCCCTGTAGGACTGGTCAGCATTCATGTAGACATATATTAAAAACCGTAAAAGGCATGCCTAGTTCCCTGACGTAGCATGTCGTGTTTTCCAGGGTGGCCGCCGCGGAATGAATGCCCACAAAATTCCctcccaagttcaaataccGCTGAAAAGCAGCCTCTCCCGCTGCGTCCAGAACTGTCTCAAAGCATGTCAAAACTACGAATATACGGCAAGATATAACGCCACGCACCGTCGCCTGTGGTGCTCAGGAATAACACCGCGTCGAACCTAGCAAGACTCTCATCCGTGAATTGTGCAGGGTCCTCCGTCGCGAAAAAGTCAATATCGATCTCGTCTTCTTTTGCTTTCAAAGCGGCAATTGCAACAGGAATAGAGTCGTGTCGGAAACCAGTCGTTGCAGTGTATAGAAGAATTTGTGGCCTGGATGATGCTGACACCGGCTGGGTATATAGCGCCATTAGGCATAAGACAGGCAAAATCAAGAGATAGGCCATTCCCATGTCTGATGTAAACGGTTATGCGAGGTTCGAGGGACTTTACAGCGACGGATTAAGCTGCACCGAAGGACGTGTGACGGTGGAAGGCTTTAAAAGCCCAGTGCTGAGTGTTGTCCTCGTCTTGAATGTTTCTTGCATAATTTTAAACATGAACTCTCATGCTGTAGAGACAATTGGCACATGCTCACAGAAATCTTAATAAAGCTTCCGTTCCAGTGGTAGCAGTAGTATTAGATCTTTGGGGGTAAGTTTTACAATGGGTAATCAGTGTATAATGGTAGTGTAGGTAAAAGATGATAGAAGAGGTCCAAAGATGTGTTTATAGTACAAAGAGCAGCGCGGAACCGGATAAGGGACAAAAAAAGGTCTGAGTAGTGGGCATAAGGTGTGATGTGGCGCAGACTACTGGGTGGGACAGTCGGGGCCATGTCCGTAATgatcgtcatcatcgtcatcatcatcgtcttcccagtcgtcctcgtcgtcgccaAACTGCGATGAAAAGCCATGGTCAAAGAAATTATGACTGTGCGGGACAGACCGAGCACGCACATCGACAATGTCGCTCTCCTCAAAGTCGGCCTCATCGACAATCTCAGGAAGTGGGTCCACATTCTGTCGTTTTGGTGGGAGGATGGCTTCAACAGACTATATATTTCTTCAGCGAGCCTATTTGTGTAGAGAAAAATCATGGTACCCACCTTGACATCGACGGTTCGTAACCATTCTTGATCAGGCATTTCAATGTCGAAAATGACATAAAggtctcctttttcttgagGGTGTTTATAGACAGGCATTCCTTCTCCTCGAATCACAATAGAATCTTGAGGTTTGATAATTTTTCCACGCGGCGAGGTCAGGCTGATACCTCGGCCATCTAAATGAGTGAGTATGATGCGTGAAAAACCGAGCAGAGCTTCTGATAGGGTAATCGTAACATGGGTAAGGAGATCGTTTCCTGATCTTTCAAAGGATTCGTGAGGGTTGGTCTTCAGAATGAATATGACATCTCCAGCAGGGAGTCCAGGCTGTGGAATTTGGTAAGCATACACATAAATTCAAAGGTTGCACATACACACCTCTTGATCTCCAGCACCAGCTAGCACAATTCGCTGACGATCTGTCATTCCCTTTTCTATAAAGATTTCTTGGCGAGTTTTTTCATGAATCGTTTTTTCACCCTTGCATTTTTTGCACCTGCAATATTTGATCAACTCTAGCGCAAACACTCTATTGAGATAGATGTCGCCgacctttctttttcttttaaCCTTTGACCAGAACCTCCGCAATCCGTGCAGCGAGCGCGCGAGAGCCCATAGGCACCTGTTGGTAACTAATCCATGTTAACGTTTTTAAAAACGAACCAGATACTATCACTACACACCCTTGTTTTGACGTGTGTGCTACCTGCACCATCACAAGTAGAACATGGCTTGGGTTTCGCATTTCCCCGTGCCCCAGAGCTACATATCGAAACAGGTCAAAGTCTAATATAAAACAGAAGGGAAAAATACAGTACCCTTTACATA
Coding sequences within it:
- a CDS encoding DnaJ protein-like protein ANJ1 (DnaJ protein homolog ANJ1), with amino-acid sequence MAAAYEVLVDEEKRSIYDMHGKDGLSRGGRGGPDMDAADIFAQFFGGHPSFGFDFGPDAPGNRRGTGQDSIIPHEVTLEDLYNGKSVKMNMEKEVVCTVCKGSGARGNAKPKPCSTCDGAGSTHVKTRVCSDSAYGLSRARCTDCGGSGQRLKEKERCKKCKGEKTIHEKTRQEIFIEKGMTDRQRIVLAGAGDQEPGLPAGDVIFILKTNPHESFERSGNDLLTHVTITLSEALLGFSRIILTHLDGRGISLTSPRGKIIKPQDSIVIRGEGMPVYKHPQEKGDLYVIFDIEMPDQEWLRTVDVKSVEAILPPKRQNVDPLPEIVDEADFEESDIVDVRARSVPHSHNFFDHGFSSQFGDDEDDWEDDDDDDDDDHYGHGPDCPTQ